From Heteronotia binoei isolate CCM8104 ecotype False Entrance Well chromosome 12, APGP_CSIRO_Hbin_v1, whole genome shotgun sequence, the proteins below share one genomic window:
- the DDX25 gene encoding ATP-dependent RNA helicase DDX25, giving the protein MWPRNRRLARGLVEVSARDSFGLPQSLSRSCGTIQHFTASEKRGCSNNADEDEDDDRATLAETSLLNKLIRKSLVDCSNNVEVLQRDPRSPLFSVKTFEELHLKDELLQGIYSMGFNRPSKIQETALPMMLADPPQNLIAQSQSGTGKTAAFALAMLSRVNPAERFPQCFCLSPTFELAVQTGQVIEKMGKFCVHIGVIYAVRGNRLPRGTIIEQQIVIGTPGTLIDWCFKLKLVDVKKIRVFVLDEGDVMINKQNFLDQSVRIQRVLSPDCQMLLFSATFDDPVLLFAQRIVPDPNVIKLRREELTLDNIRQYYFLCENNEDKYKALCNIYGSITVGQAMIFCQTRRNAKWLAMQLSNDGHQVSLLSGELTVEQRADIIQRFREGKHKVLITTNVCARGIDVTQVTIVVNFTLPTNFDNFADFDTYLHRIGRAGRFGKKGVAFNMVERHKLPLLYAIEEHFKITIKHLDPEDMDMLEKIED; this is encoded by the exons agaagagAGGCTGCAGCAACAATGCAGACGAGGATGAAGATGATGATCGAG CAACTTTAGCAGAAACTTCGCTCTTAAACAAGTTGATAAGAAAATCCCTTGTGGACTGCAGCAACAACGTAGAAGTTCTTCAACGAGATCCCAGGTCACCCCTGTTTTCTGTAAAAACATTTGAAGAACTGCATCT AAAAGATGAGCTGTTACAAGGAATTTACAGCATGGGTTTTAACAGACCATCCAAAATACAAGAGACTGCTCTTCCAATGATGCTAGCTGACcc ACCGCAAAATCTTATTGCTCAGAGCCAGTCGGGGACTGGTAAAACAGCTGCTTTTGCCTTGGCTATGTTGAGCAGAGTAAATCCAGCAGAAAGATTTCCACAG TGCTTCTGCTTAAGTCCTACCTTTGAACTGGCTGTGCAAACGGGGCAGGTAATTGAGAAGATGGGAAAGTTCTGTGTACATATTGGTGTTATCTATGCTGTCCGAGGAAACAGAC TTCCAAGAGGAACCATCATTGAACAACAAATAGTAATCGGAACCCCGGGGACCCTGATTGATTGGTGTTTCAAGCTAAAACTTGTGGATGTGAAGAAAATTCGAGTTTTTGTCCTGGATGAAGGTGATGTCATGATTAATAAACAGAATTTCTTGGACCAGAGTGTCCGGATTCAGCG ggtaTTGTCGCCTGATTGTCAGATGCTTCTGTTCTCAGCAACATTTGACGATCCTGTGCTGCTCTTTGCACAGCGCATTGTGCCAGATCCCAATGTTATTAAGCTCCGTAGAGAAGAGCTGACTCTTGACAATATCAGGCAGTACTACTTTCTGTGTGAGAACAACGAAGATAAGTACAAAGCTCTGTGCAATATCTATGGCAGTATCACTGTTGGCCAGGCTATGATCTTTTGCCAG ACCCGTAGGAACGCTAAATGGCTAGCTATGCAGCTATCAAATGATGGGCACCAGGTATCCCTCTTAAGCGGGGAGCTTACTGTTGAGCAGCGGGCAGATATCATTCAGCGATTTCGTGAGGGGAAACATAAAGTCCTTATCACAACCAATGTCTGTGCCAGAG GCATTGATGTGACACAAGTCACAATAGTGGTCAACTTCACCCTGCCCACAAACTTTGACAACTTTGCTGATTTTGACACCTACCTTCACCGTATAGGTCGCGCAGGCCGCTTTGGGAAGAAAGGTGTGGCCTTCAACATGGTCGAAAGGCATAAGTTACCACTACTGTATGCGATTGAGGAGCACTTCA aAATCACCATTAAGCACCTTGATCCAGAAGACATGGACATGCTAGAAAAAATAGAAGACTGA